The genomic stretch TTCTAGTCTGTGACGCAAGtgctgaacagatttcctgttCAGATCCTTTGAGCAGCCATTTTGTGAGCTATTCTGCAGATTATACTGTCAgtggctatggttttttttttttaagcatttttaaaatttcttgtttcTCAAATCCTAAGAAGGAAGCATTCACACAAGAGATTGCTTAGACACtttgtaatttaaattttatactttattcCACTGTACAGAAGGATctatcataataaaatatttttcaaatcatttttggAATCATTGTTGCCATTTTTCAGGGGtatgttcatttatttgtatgtaaatatatgtaaatatatagtgTTATATCTGTATATGTGAGTATATGTAGAAATATACAGTTTTGCTTaactttttgatatttttcctttttgggcTAGATTCTGACCATTGACGGATAAAGATCTAATAGTTAATTCTGCCtttgtcagttttattgatttgtaATTGGCATATATCACCATACCTTGCTTTAATTAGATTAGATGGAGTTTAAAAATTCCGTTTTACtagatatatgtataatcttTAAGTAAGTGGTTATTTCAGAAATTGATGAATTCTGGAAAACAAATCCCCTTTCTACCTCAGGGACCGTTTACACTTGAGACGGACTACAGAACAGCACGTACCAGAGGTGGAAGTCCAAGTCAAACGTAGAAGGACAGCCTCACTGAGCAACCAGGAGTGAGTACAGTCAGGCCCTGAGAACCAATTTAGGGCATTTTCAAATTGGAACAAAGTATGCTGCCACAGggaatttaaatgaatttaattaatGAAAGAAGCTTGTGCATGTTATATTGATACAGTAAAAAAGCAATTAAATTACCCATAACCATGTTGTGCTAACTTTTGCTAAAATTTTAGTAACATGTATTTCCTTTTATCTATACACGTGTAGGTAACACGGTATGTTCATAAAGTTCTACCTCCTTCAGCGTATTAaagttgtttctgctttattattttgCACTTTTGCTGTGCTTGCCTGATGTTCTGTGCTTTGAAGAGATGGaaatgtgtgtgttcatgtgtgctcTGCAGTCGTTAGAATTTTTTTAGTTAGTGCATTTGAAATGTATACGTTTTTCTCTTAATTTAGGATATGAATGTGTTTCTAAAAGGAGCATTTCAATTAAAACTATATTAACATTTCTAAAGAgtcacaacttagcagctaaaacaataataatgacaTGATACATACTGAATTTATATTGGGTTTTGTGCATTTTGTTATTACCACAAATCTTGATAGTTATCAGTGGTAAAATTGGTTTTCTTTCCTAAAGCTGTTATTTTTCAAATTGCATTGCTGTTACTAATACATGAATATGATTTTCTCATAAAACATGTAATTTTGAGATACACAGTGAATATCAAGTATCACCAGTCCATTCCCCTCCCTGTGTCTCCCcagagagaaatcctcaggtagTTTGATCTCTTATCATTTCAGACCTTTTAATATGCATTCATGTGCACAcatatggagtgtgtgtgtggaggcatGTTTGTTTATATACAGAAGATTTATTGTGTAGCAATACGCCTTGGGAGTCTTTCCATGTCAGGCATTCTATAATAACCTTTATCATTATCTTACTGATGGATATTTACATTGTTTGCATTTCTTAGTTATTGCAGTGAAGAAAGGAGCAGTCAGTCTGAAAATTAATACTACAGTTGTCTCTTGTATAACAAGGGAGTTGGGTTGCAGTCCCCCACATAGGCAAAAATCCCTGTGTATCTTTTGAGTCCCCCCAAATTGAACTATAAATTGCCTCTTGTTGACTAGAAGCGTTACTGATAGTATAGACaattgactgaacaacatttttaTGTTAAATGTATGTCTGCATATATTTTACATGTTCATGACATACCTAACTTTTTTTGATGTTTCTAGGCTCTGGTTTGTCTGCAAGTTTTTCAAATTGtcaaaaatttccaaaaaaaaaaatccccaatatATTTATTGGGgggaaaacatatataaatagtcCCACACAATTCAAACTCTTATTTAAGGGTCAActgttattaatatttgtttctattttatttcacttcttcAAATATGAAGTTTTTACAAATATGAAGTTTTTACATGGGTAGCATTTTGtatcttatttttgttatttgctCATTTAATATGTGGGAAAATTTCagtattttgcatattttaaattattggcaAGGCAAAAGATTTCTCTATTTTCCCATGTCTGTTTTACTTTACTTATTCTTCAGAGTTCATTATTCTTTACTTTATTAAATTCACTTTAATATTCACTTCATTAAATATTCACTTTGagtgaatattttatataatttatgatAGGCATTTGCCTGTTTTCTTTTACATGGTAATgccatttttttcctccccagaaTCTCTAGAAATGACTTGAGGTAGATTAGAGATTGTGGCAGAGGTATGGGTGGAGGAGATTTCTTGGGAGAGGATCTTTGTTAGTGAGTGAAGGTTCTATTACATTTGTTATGTTTTATTAGAGCCTTTATCCAGTGTAACATCAGTGTGAATCATCAGTATAACAGCTGGTCATATGCTAATCTTCTGAAAGCCTGCTTTaggtttcattcatttttccatgtctgtggaAATACTTTATTGCTTTTGAAGAAGAGACAACTTCATTTTCCTGATGTCTGTTGTATATGTTATGTATAAATACTAGGAGGTGCTGAACTAGAATCTGAGGGTAATTTTGAGTTGGAAAAACAATATAATTTCCCCAACCACCTTTTTCCACTTTGATAATAGGTGGATTATAGAAACAGGTAAGCAGCATAAATATTCTGTTCTCTAAGCCCAGGTTTTAACCTGAGCCATCTAGTTAGCTTTAACTCTGGTGTGATCCCAGAGGCCCACCATGAATAACAAACACACTCCTATCACTGGTTAAACTCAAAGGATTAGAGATGACCTCCTAGGAACCATGGACAAAGTCCAGCCTAAttctttatgttgttgttcagttgcttagtcatgtcccactctttgtgaccccatgaactgcagttaAAAGTCTTAAGTTAAAAGTATAGAAATAGTGGAAAACCATTTATCACAGTCCCATTTTCAATTCTAGCTGTTACTGAATATTTTCATACATATGTACTTATCAGCTGCTTGCTAGTGCAGGAAGTAAGAgaaatgggttccatccctgggaagatcccttgaaggaggacacggcagcccactgcagtattcttgcctggagaatcccatgaacagaggagcctggcgggctaaggtccacagggtcacaaaaaattggatacaactaaagtgatttagcatgcaagcACATACTTACAATGAGGGCAGTTTTTTGGCTGGTGATTTATTTATGCTTGTCTTGTTAGCCAGCAAACTGTGTAATTTACTGTATCTCTTATTCTCAGGATCAGATTTACAGCCAGATAGAGTCTTACTTATAGGTAGGAATATGTTGagtatttttctagaattccctgaTAACTAAAGGATGGTAGATTTACATAGTCTGAGAGCCTAAGTAGCTTGGAGGTTCTTTGTTTCAGTTAGTAACTTCCAGTCAGCATAAATAACTATCTTAAAATGTCTCATTGGAAATGCCTTAACCAATACCCTACCTCCTTAGGGGTTAAAGAGTTGTTTCCAGATTAGAAATGGTTATTATACTCTTGGTTCTTTTATAGGGCATTTTAAACCAAAAgagctctttcttttttcctttaagttcCTTGGTAATATCACCAAAGAGGGTAAGTATCCCTCAGTTCTTGTACATTCCTATGTGCAGAGAGTCTCCTCTTTTATAATTTGTTCATAATGTAGTGGTATGCTCTGAACCTTGAGTATTAAATTTAAGGGTCTTTTCATGCTTGCATTGTTAACTATATAGggaaatgtcttttcatttatgtGTTCTGTGCTCTTGTCGTAGGTGTCACGTGTACCTGAGGCGATCTCAGCAGCAGCAAGTACCTGTGGTGGATTTCCAGGCAGAACTGAGACAGGCATTCTTAGCTGAGACACCAAGAGGTGGTTAAAGCAGTATTGGAACACCAAGGTAGCTGatttcaagagaaaaataaaaacaggttaTAGCTGATGAAATCATGATCAGGATTAAACAACTAATTAAAGGGTAGGATGTTTGGAGGTCATTTAATTATTTGGGATATATtcaatttcttttccttaaaagcatcatacaaatataaacacatagcagaaaattttaaaaagtaaaagcagtACCTTAATGCTCTCACCCTGAAAGACTTTTGTCATGAGTTACTTTCTAGACAATGTAGTCTTTGCTTTTTAGgtagttttattcatatttaactTGTACTGCTTTTCACCTTAACGTAAGAGAAGTATTTCATTATAAATAGTTGCTGAATATCCTCCTAATATGTTTTAGAATTCCTTTCTGTGAGAACTTTATCTTTTCTGCTGATAGTTTGAAATGAAGTTTCAGTGATTTGCTTTTTGCAAAACAGATAGGACCATttccttggatatgcagatgtgAAAATAAATCAAGGAATTTGAAATTAAGGTTCATGTTCTAAATTATATTATGAATTATTAGTCTTCAGTTGCCATGAGAAAGTATAGTGCCAGGTACACTTTCATCTGCATTAATTTTGTcaattacatataatttatttctattaaattAGAAATACACATCACATCCATTAGCAGATGAGAAGCTAAATATTTTCCCAGGCTTATTTACTacttatttcttgttttctttcctcatATTTTGTTACCCATTTGTTTGAGTCATCTGACAATGTAACAAAACTATTATTAACTTATGATTTGTCAGTATTATGTAGATTTATTTACAGTGTCTTTTTGTGTTAATTGCTTAGATTTTTAGAAAATTGCAATTAATTTTGATTAAAtactctatttttcctttcttaagtTTAAGATTTGAATGACCTAAGTTCAAAGGGTTTAGTATGTACTTTTCAGAAACTAAGGAAAGAAGTTTATAGATGAGTTTTCTTctagattttctttatttctatttcagaGTATAACCCCGCAACTCAAATTAATTAGGCTTATGGCCATCATTTCAAATGGAAAAATCCTCCCCTACTGAATACTTTACCCAGCATTCTCCAGTAATTGCCTGGACTTGATTGCAAGACAGTAGAATTGATTTCAGGCAGTGGAATCTGATAATTGTCCTCAGCTGTCCCCCAGAGTAAGAACATTTTTACATGAATAAGTGTGCATAATTGATTTTTTAACCAAGAATTTTTTGGCCCTTTAGTATAGTTTAGATACTCTTGCAAGTTCCTGTATAGTATTATTTAAATCATAATTATGATCTACAAGTAGAGTAATCTAATTTTCTAAGTTTTAAGTGCTAGTTTCATCTAAATAGTACTAGTTACTAGAATTATTTTACAGCAAGATTGATAAAGTATCTGACTCATTTattgcctgtttttataaataaaattttgttagcACAGAGCCatatccatttatttaaataaggCCTGTGGATATTATTGACAGTACAGTGGCAGGTGGGAGCATTCATGACAGATTGAATGGCAGGCAAGACCTACAATATTTATtgtctttccttttaaaagaaaaagtctgcTAGTCTCTTAGAGAACCACTTTCAAAGATGAAAACATAAGGTGGAGCCAGTAGGGGAGTGTTGGTGCTATAGAATGTGGTAAAGGGAAAGGTATTACAAGGAGAGTAGATGAAGTAAACATTACAGAGTAGAGAATCAGATGAATTTAGTGACAAGGGTCTTGTTAAAGTCTGCTATACGTGTAAATGGGTAAAGACATTTAAACAAttgatatgttttctttttcattataaaaatgtaaagcatATGAGTGATAGCCaagaaaaatgggaaagtaaACCACAGATTTTAAATAGCCATGTTTCAACCATagtggcattttttttctttcattttacccatttgcttttcttttgaaaacataGTTGTAATCATGTTTTTAAACTATTCTATTTATGTATATCATTAATGTTCCTTCATTTTATTACATAATCCTCAATATGATTTGTAATGAATAAATGATGGTCCCTTCatgatttactttttctttgtacTTGTGTTTCTTTCCCCCTAGTTTGCTATGCTGTTACGAATATTCTGCATTTTTAAGATAGTGTATATTaggtattttaaatttattaggaTGAGGATTCAGTTTGGGTATGCAACGTATAAAAATTagtaatttataaaatgttttgttatGTTGCTTTCTAATAACACAATAAGCAGTATTGATTACCATCaagaataattcagttcagttgctcagtcacgtcttgatactttgcgaccccgtggattgcagcacactaggcttacCTGTCCGTCACTAACttctggagtccactcaaactcatgattattagagtcagtaatgccatccagccatctcatcctctgtcgtccccgtctcctcctgccttcaatctttcccagcatcagggtcttttctaataagtcagttcttcacatcaggtggccaaagtattggagtttcagcttcagtgtcagtccttccactgaatattcaggactgatttcctttaggattgactggtggatctccttgcagtccaagggactctcaagagtcttttccaacaccacagttcaaaagttcaaGAATAATTACTACAGTGATAATTTCTTAGTACCACCTTTGatgtctcttttttcccctttgataaacactttccaaaatggaaaaattgttttcctctgGTTTAAGTGGCATTGCTTTGTGGATTAATAGTTTCCACTTACTTGTGTTTCTCACATTAGacttttgtgcattttttttttcagtgaagggTCTATTTTACCAGGTGAACGGGAACTAATACTATACCATTGTTCTGTGACTTCTCATTTTTTGTATGTTATTTGGCCAAGTCTGACCATCAGATCTTTTGATTTAAGGAAGCTTTACACATCTACGTAGTTTAATCATTTCAAAGTCCACCCTTTTCAAAAATTTGAGAACTCTTCTTTCTGAGGAGTCCGAGGATGTAGTCAGGCTCGATGgaccatttatttgtttatgtccGCTTTCATAGAAAATTTATTATAACTGCTAATTCCTTAGTGCAGTGTAATATTGctgctcttgttttttttttcctcttactgCGTTTTGTTCTTTGCTGTGGAGATAACATTTGATCATTCTACAAAGTAATATATCTCCTTTCCCTCACAAGGATTCATGATTAGAGTATGCTGAATTTAGGAATGAGATATAGCTTTCTGAATTTCAAGTGCATCTCATTAAGAGAAGCCCATTCTTAACCTCTCCAATTAGTCAACCCCTATTCTGAGTGAAATGTTACCTTCTATTTATAtggattattttatacataatacataCTTATGTTCCCAGTTCTGTAGGTCTCCAGTTCTTAGTCCGTGACTCAAATCCCCAGGTGCGTTTTTATACTCGGTAATAACTTAGTGGTTGTGGGAGGAGTTTGGAACCTCAAACAGATTAGAGGGACAGATACAGGCCTGACTGGCTTCCTCTTGTGTTCTGATCTACTATACCAGGAAATCTTTGTTTGCATTTGTTGATCTGTTAATAGCTAAGGTGTATGAACCTGGTTTGGTATGTGTTCACTGAAATACCAAGCAGAATAAAACATTTGGAATGGGTCTGATTGGGAAATCTGGACTCTGAAGTCTTTTGGCACTTGAAGGTAAAATCCCTGACTCTGAATTATAAAATTCCATTTGAGGGGTGACTGACTACAAATATCCACCTTAAATGCCCATTTGATACTGGTTcctactgaaaagtgaaagtgttagtcgctcagttaatgtctgactctgcgacctcatggactattgCTCCCTGGGCTGctatatccatggaattcttcaggcaagaatactggaatgggtagcagttccattctccaggggatcttcctgatgcagggattgaactcaggcctcctgcattgcaggcagattctttgtctgagccaccagggaagcctattataTTAATCTTTATTTCAGAAACCTTTCTGTGattacatttctttcctttacatGTAATTTTGAAAAGCCGTATCCAGCCCTGTTTTTTTTCACCTGGTAATCACTGTCTGTGGCTCATTGTCTACTAGCATGTCTCCATTTGGGAATAAGGGCCAGGAATACTGTCTTACTGAACATTCAGCTGCTTTTGTTCTTTGGAGGCACTAGTGGCAATATTAAATATAATCTTAGCAACTTTGAAGATTATTTGACGGTTCAGACAATTTACAAGAACAGCTTTATtggtatatgttatatataccaTAGGATTTGCCCAGTTATAAGCAGATTGCTGTTACAGCCATTGCCACACGTCCTTTTAGGGTTTTCTGTTGCCCGAGTAAGATCCCTTTGTGCCATTTAATTCATTCCCCAACTCCATCCCCTATTTCAGATAACCACTTAACTTTCTATCTCCATGGATTGCTGAAGATCTTAAATCTTAGCTATACTATCATAAAAGTGGAAATTGCAAGTGGTTCAAACATATACCAAGGTTTCCTGAATTTACAGACTGCTCTTTTATAGAGAATCCTGTCAGAATTCAGAACATTTAAATTATAGGCCTGAAACTTTTCATGTGGATATGGATTAAAATTGcattcttcctctgcaattttttggaagagtttgagcaggataggtgttCTCTAAActtttgatagaatttgcctgtgaagccatctggccttgGGCTTtagttggaagattttttattacagtttcaatttgcatgcttgtgattggtctgttcatattttctgtttcttcttggttcgagtttggaaggttatacttttccaagaattggttccatttcttccaccttgtccattttattggcatataatttgcTCATACTATTCTCTTATGACCTttggtatttctgtgttgtctgttgtaacttctcctttttcatttttcgtTTTGTTGATTTGAGTCTTCCCCCTTTTGTTCTTGATGGGATCCTCAGTTTTATCTTCTCACAGAATCAGCTTTGCAATTAATTTTGCTGtagtctccatttctttttcatttgtttcttctgatctttgtgatttctttccttctactagctttagggtttttttgttgttctttttctagttgacTTTAGGTGTAACATTAGGTTGTTTATGTgatgtctcttttttcttgaggtGGCTTGTAtatctataaatttccctcttagcactgcttttattgcATCCAATagattttgagttgtgttttcattgtcatttgtttctagacgtattttgatttcctttttgatttctttagtgagctgttggttattcagaagcctGTTtaacctccatgtgtttgtgttttttatagtACTTTTCTTGTAGTTGATACCTAATCTTACAGCcttatcagaaaagatgcttgaaatgatttcaactttaaaaaatttaaccaaGGGTTTGATTTctagcccaggatgtgatctatcctggagaatgttccatgtgcacttgagaaaaaagtggtCTATTTTTTTGTGGATGAAATaccctgtagatatcaattaggtctaactgatccatTGTATCAGTTAAAACTTGGGTTTTCTTATTGATTTCCTGTCTGGatcatctgtccattggtgtgagtgggatattttTAAGTCCCCTATTGTGTCACCCtgttaccaaaatcagacaaagatgccacaaaaaaggaaattacaggccaattactgatgaacatagatgaacaAATCCTCAACTAAAtgttagcaaacagaatccaatggTGGGCTttatccagggatgcaaggattcttcagtatacacaAATCAGTCAATAtgattcaccatattaacaaattgaaatataaaaatcacatgatcttcTCAGTAGATGAAGAGAAAGccttttacaaaattaaacacccatttatgataaaacctcaCCAGggagtaggcatagaaggaacatacctcaacataataaaggccgtaTATGACCAACTCAGAGCAAACATCCTCAGTgctgaaaacctgaaagcatttcctttaaatTCAGGAATAAGATgagtccactctcaccactcttACCACtatcattcaacatagttttgaaagtcctagccTTAGCAGcctgagaagaaaaagatatagaaggaatccagattggaaaaggagaAACTACATTTATTGAGGGTAGGATTGACTTACAGAAAAAGCTGCACACAGGATGCATGGCAGTTTGCATGCGGAGAACAAAGCTTGGGAGAGTCCGAGTAatggtcattttattttattttttttagaaaacctAATACCCTCcaaattctctttaaaatgtaGTGAACTGACACACAATTTTTCTAATTGTAGGGAAATACTGCCTCTACAGTTTACCATCCTTACTGAACTATTTGCATAACCTTGTTAAACTCTCTTCTAATCTATTATAGTTTTACACACCATTCTTTTTTGTTGATACCATAGATCTTAACCactatttaaatgattttattttcacataagaAAATAGATGATTGTAAATTACTTAACCAGCTTACTGTTTGTAAATTTCTCTATtgaaaacaatggagacagtaatCTTACTTGAAATGTTTGCATTGTTGAAAGTATAATTATACTAGATTTGTTTATGATACTGAGTTACTTTTACATGTAAAACCAAATTCCCATTCATAAAGAACATAATGtgtatgtttgctttttaaatataattagcaGTTTGAGACCACTTACTAGTTTTGGCTAGGTTTGGTTCATACTTATTAGAAGCATTTTCTTAAGTATATCTGGGGAAATGATAGTATTCTAATGCTTGTTTCTTTGATTACTAAGAAAGTTGACTGTACATACATGTAAGCATTCAGTAGTGGTATGTCGCCTTTTGACAAAGGACATCTTAAGCAGGTACGTGATAATATATTGTATTCTTAGTGAAGAGATATTTCCTAGCATTATTCTGAAGGGACTTTGGCTTGGTGCGGGGAGGTAACACTGAGGTTGAAAGCATTTAGGTGGTTTAGCCAAGGAGCAAAATCTGGGTTAACTCAGGAGGAATTCAAATGGAGAAATTTAGGAATACCAAAATGTTGAAGTTGAGATTACTTGGTATTAATTTGTGACCAGAGAATTAAACACCTTAGAATAAGGATGGAAAAAGAGAATACTACATTTTGGGAATATTAATAGAAAAGcttatttttgaaactttaaagaattttctgtGTAAAATTACATTCAACAAACTGGTAACTTACAGGTGTGCAAAAAATGGGAGATAAGGTGATCAAATAGTGAAATTTGGTGTTTAATTGGTGGGTATAAGAATGAAATGGAGTTATTTAAGATTTTCTGCCTGTTTTAAACCATGGTAGATGTGGTGCAGCTTGATCATGCTTTCCTCTGCAGGCTCCATCTACTATTTGAAGCTTCTGCCTCAGCTTGCATTGTTTGTAAGAGAACCTGCGTCATACCTTTATCTGTAGCCTTCCCTTAGGTCTTAAGGATCCTGAAACTTTCCTGTGGACATTGAATTTGGTGGAACAGCAATCATGGTAAGATGTTTATTAGGGTAGAGGGGAGAGCAGCTATTCTCTCAATATATTGGATTTCCAGAGTGTGGGTGTTTTGGGGTTCTTAATAGGGAATTAATCTATAGTGATGATACCTCATTGCATTGAATAAAAACTGGAGAAAACCTCGGTATGGTGTCCTGTTATAGAGATCTTGCATTgtgaagaaaaacagaacagaattTTTGGTCATATTTACAGTGGTGAGGGATCACCTGCAGATGAGGGACTCAAGAGGTCAGATTTCAATAGATTGGAAAGTCTACTTTGAAAATGGATGGTCCAGTAAAACCACAGCAGAGGAACAGGCTTGGAATCAGTGGGGAAGAAAAATGGAGGTCTTCGAGGCTTGATTGGTACAAAGGAAAGCAGTCTAGAGAGATACAGCATCCTGATCCGTTTTGTGGTTCTGTTTAAGTTTAGGTAACCAAGAACATACATTCTTAATGGGAAGGATATTCAAAGGAACTGAAAATTAGTTTTTGAGGAATGAGAAGAATCTTAGATTTTTAGAGTGGTTTGGGGTCTTCCAGAGGTCCACAGTATGTAAATAGTATTTCTGCATATAAAGATTTCAGTGGAGTGGTCACTTGGgatgaaaatctttttaaaaggtgCCTTAGtggcacctttaaaaaaaataaaagtttgaggAACACTGATGAAAGTTCTGAATGATATAAGAGGTGGGGTGTAAGCTGGGATAGAGGCCTTTAaaagagaactgaaaaataatacattgtgTTTACATTGGGTTGACAGAAAC from Ovis canadensis isolate MfBH-ARS-UI-01 breed Bighorn chromosome 18, ARS-UI_OviCan_v2, whole genome shotgun sequence encodes the following:
- the SNURF gene encoding SNRPN upstream reading frame protein isoform X2, yielding MERARDRLHLRRTTEQHVPEVEVQVKRRRTASLSNQECHVYLRRSQQQQVPVVDFQAELRQAFLAETPRGG
- the SNURF gene encoding SNRPN upstream reading frame protein isoform X1: MERARSAVWDRLHLRRTTEQHVPEVEVQVKRRRTASLSNQECHVYLRRSQQQQVPVVDFQAELRQAFLAETPRGG